In Prosthecomicrobium sp. N25, one DNA window encodes the following:
- a CDS encoding LysR family transcriptional regulator yields MRMRDMEAAIAVYECGSFSKAAEVIGTSQPAVSMAVQRLEKDLKISLFDRTGAGVRATQEGSAAIKAFLKITNIIDELRDSAETNTLLKIGVTPLLSGRDVTRMLQEAFPDHTGGLDVEFCESSQILGRQDLDVRVTIPSLRKKSAFCIELRTAWIGVDNGIFIFCRQEAEVWQRARSALLNSGYPVRKTITVNDCGYAYHMAAAGAGFTPCVMTRGISFQNDVLTTLPELPPARIDIFAQYDMANQLRAVLSTLD; encoded by the coding sequence ATGCGCATGCGGGATATGGAAGCGGCGATCGCGGTCTACGAGTGCGGGTCCTTCTCGAAGGCGGCCGAGGTGATCGGGACGTCCCAGCCGGCGGTCTCCATGGCCGTGCAGCGGCTGGAGAAGGATCTCAAGATCTCGCTGTTCGACCGCACCGGCGCCGGCGTGCGCGCGACCCAGGAGGGTTCGGCCGCCATCAAGGCCTTCCTGAAGATCACCAACATCATCGACGAGCTGCGCGACTCCGCGGAGACCAACACGCTCCTGAAGATCGGCGTCACCCCGCTCCTCAGCGGCCGCGACGTCACGCGCATGCTGCAGGAGGCCTTCCCGGACCACACCGGGGGACTGGACGTGGAGTTCTGCGAGTCGTCCCAGATCCTCGGGCGCCAGGATCTCGACGTCCGCGTCACGATCCCCTCGCTGCGCAAGAAGTCGGCCTTCTGCATCGAGCTGCGCACCGCCTGGATCGGCGTCGACAACGGCATCTTCATCTTCTGCCGCCAGGAGGCCGAGGTCTGGCAGCGCGCCCGCAGCGCGCTCCTGAACTCCGGATACCCGGTCCGCAAGACGATCACGGTCAACGACTGCGGCTACGCCTACCATATGGCGGCAGCCGGGGCAGGCTTCACGCCCTGCGTGATGACCCGTGGCATCAGCTTTCAGAATGACGTCCTGACCACGCTTCCCGAACTTCCGCCCGCTCGGATCGATATCTTCGCCCAGTACGACATGGCGAACCAGCTCCGCGCGGTGCTTTCCACCCTGGACTGA
- the purD gene encoding phosphoribosylamine--glycine ligase, with product MNVLLIGSGGREHALALGLSRSPLLGRLYAAPGNPGIAELAECLPVDPADHAAVIAACRARGVDFVVVGPEAPLVAGLVDDLEAAGIAAFGPTRAAARLEGSKGFTKDLCARHGIPTAAYGRFSDRAAAEAYVRRQGAPIVVKADGLAAGKGVTVAMTVEAALAAVADCFAGAFGAAGAEVVVEAFLEGEEASFFALSDGETVLPLASAQDHKRAFDGDQGPNTGGMGAYSPAPVMTAAMTERVMAEIVRPTVAAMAEAGCPFKGVLFAGLMITAEGPKLIEYNVRFGDPETEVLMLRLEDDPLRLFRASRDGTLGGMACRWSEAAALTVVMATRGYPGHYGKGSEIRGLDRAAALPGVTVFHAGTRRGDGRLLADGGRVLAVSAVGATVEEARDRAYAAVDAIDWPEGFCRRDIGHRALKR from the coding sequence ATGAACGTCCTTCTGATCGGGTCCGGCGGGCGGGAGCACGCGCTGGCGCTCGGGCTTTCCCGCTCGCCCCTCCTCGGCCGGCTCTATGCCGCCCCGGGCAACCCGGGGATCGCGGAGCTGGCCGAATGCCTGCCGGTCGATCCGGCCGACCACGCGGCGGTGATCGCGGCCTGCCGGGCGCGCGGCGTGGACTTCGTGGTCGTCGGACCGGAGGCCCCCCTGGTGGCGGGGCTCGTGGACGACCTGGAGGCGGCCGGCATCGCGGCCTTTGGGCCGACCCGGGCGGCGGCCCGGCTCGAGGGTTCGAAGGGCTTCACCAAGGACCTCTGCGCGCGACACGGCATCCCGACCGCCGCCTACGGCCGCTTCTCCGACCGGGCCGCGGCGGAGGCCTACGTGCGCCGGCAGGGCGCGCCGATCGTCGTCAAGGCGGACGGGCTCGCGGCCGGCAAGGGCGTGACGGTCGCCATGACGGTCGAGGCGGCGCTCGCGGCGGTCGCCGATTGCTTCGCGGGCGCCTTCGGGGCGGCCGGCGCGGAGGTCGTCGTCGAGGCGTTCCTTGAGGGCGAGGAGGCGAGCTTCTTCGCGCTGTCCGACGGCGAGACCGTCCTGCCGCTCGCCTCCGCGCAGGACCACAAGCGCGCCTTCGATGGGGACCAGGGCCCCAACACGGGCGGGATGGGGGCCTACTCGCCCGCGCCCGTGATGACGGCCGCGATGACCGAACGGGTGATGGCCGAGATCGTCCGGCCGACCGTCGCCGCCATGGCGGAGGCGGGCTGCCCGTTCAAGGGTGTGCTGTTCGCCGGGCTGATGATCACCGCCGAGGGCCCGAAGCTCATCGAGTACAACGTCCGCTTCGGCGACCCGGAGACCGAGGTCCTGATGCTGCGGCTGGAAGACGATCCGCTGCGGCTCTTCCGGGCGTCGCGGGACGGGACGCTCGGCGGCATGGCCTGCCGCTGGAGCGAGGCGGCCGCGCTGACGGTGGTGATGGCGACGCGGGGCTATCCGGGCCACTACGGCAAGGGGTCGGAGATCCGCGGCCTGGACCGCGCGGCGGCGCTGCCCGGGGTGACGGTCTTCCATGCGGGCACGCGCCGGGGAGACGGCCGGCTTCTCGCCGACGGCGGCCGGGTGCTCGCCGTCAGTGCGGTCGGGGCGACCGTCGAGGAGGCGCGGGACCGCGCCTATGCGGCCGTAGACGCGATCGACTGGCCCGAGGGGTTCTGCCGGCGCGACATCGGGCACCGGGCCCTGAAGCGCTGA
- a CDS encoding helix-turn-helix transcriptional regulator yields the protein MLELDVVEELSDAIVLAGLEPDAWGRIPDLITAAFPGAFTGVIGDDSRAAAPIGLHAAGLDESFLESFTAYYAAINPWIRFWEEAPCFEALTADATYPARLFAATEFYNDWLLPTGRTSGAGIKLLQSPDAIARLYVNYPGDLAPVYDPALTRIINALRPALRAAIAMNRHVAGPSGVVGGALGDILDACPVPGVVVDQAGTVLLANAAGAALLARDGPLTEARGRLAVRGAWATDRMLAAAIRDAAQRTGQAGAALPVRDEDGRLRGTVTAVPLGSRPPDGAAWLFGPARRVLVMMRGFLRLDETVRRRLSEDFGLTRAECEVTLRLAAGASALEVSAALGIAHETTRRHLKHVFEKTGCRRQAELVALVLLMT from the coding sequence ATGCTTGAACTCGACGTGGTGGAAGAGCTCTCCGACGCGATCGTCCTCGCGGGCCTCGAACCCGACGCCTGGGGGCGCATCCCGGACCTGATCACCGCCGCCTTCCCGGGGGCCTTCACCGGCGTGATCGGCGACGACAGCAGGGCCGCCGCACCGATCGGGCTTCATGCCGCGGGTCTCGACGAGAGCTTCCTCGAGTCCTTCACGGCCTACTACGCCGCCATCAATCCCTGGATCCGGTTCTGGGAGGAGGCGCCCTGTTTCGAGGCGCTCACGGCCGACGCGACCTATCCGGCGAGGCTCTTCGCCGCCACGGAGTTCTACAACGACTGGCTGCTGCCGACCGGGCGGACGAGCGGCGCCGGCATCAAGCTGCTGCAATCGCCCGACGCCATCGCGCGGCTCTACGTCAACTATCCCGGCGACCTCGCCCCCGTCTACGATCCGGCCCTGACGCGCATCATTAACGCCCTGCGGCCCGCGCTCCGCGCCGCCATCGCGATGAATCGCCATGTGGCGGGACCCTCGGGGGTGGTCGGGGGCGCCCTCGGCGACATCCTGGACGCCTGTCCGGTGCCCGGCGTCGTGGTCGACCAGGCCGGCACCGTGCTCCTGGCGAACGCGGCCGGGGCCGCGCTCCTCGCCCGGGACGGGCCGCTGACGGAGGCCCGGGGCCGGCTCGCCGTGCGCGGCGCCTGGGCGACGGACCGGATGCTCGCCGCCGCCATCCGCGACGCGGCGCAGCGGACCGGACAGGCGGGCGCCGCACTGCCCGTGCGCGACGAGGACGGCCGGCTGCGGGGCACGGTGACGGCGGTTCCACTCGGATCGCGGCCCCCCGACGGCGCGGCCTGGCTGTTCGGACCGGCCCGCCGGGTTCTGGTGATGATGCGGGGCTTCCTCCGGCTCGACGAAACCGTGCGACGCCGCCTCTCGGAGGATTTCGGTCTCACGCGCGCGGAGTGCGAAGTCACGTTGCGGCTGGCCGCCGGCGCCTCGGCGCTGGAAGTCTCGGCGGCCCTCGGCATCGCGCACGAGACGACCCGCCGACACCTGAAGCACGTCTTCGAGAAGACCGGCTGCCGGCGTCAGGCCGAACTGGTCGCCCTCGTGCTCCTGATGACCTGA
- the ubiA gene encoding 4-hydroxybenzoate octaprenyltransferase translates to MTTPIPTGTVADAVRGHWADRFIPAGFRPYARLARLERPIGWWLLLWPCWWSAALAAVAAHQPYPNPWHLLLFLIGAVVMRGAGCTYNDIVDRDIDEKVARTRSRPIPSGQVSVARARLFMVGLALVGFLVLIQFNGFAILLGIASLGVVAVYPFMKRVTHWPQFTLGLAFSWGALMGWAGAFGRLDPPALLLYAGAILWTIGYDTIYAHQDKEDDAVVGVRSTALLFGPRTRPMLALFYGAAVAALAAAVLSAGGGVLSMAGLGLMAAHLAWQVRRIDVDDPDVCLMLFRSNRDAGWLFFLGLCADAALHHL, encoded by the coding sequence ATGACGACCCCGATCCCGACTGGAACCGTCGCCGACGCCGTCAGGGGCCATTGGGCGGACCGGTTCATCCCGGCCGGCTTCCGGCCCTATGCGCGGCTGGCCCGCCTGGAGCGGCCGATCGGCTGGTGGCTCCTGCTCTGGCCGTGCTGGTGGTCCGCCGCGCTCGCCGCCGTGGCGGCGCACCAGCCCTACCCGAACCCGTGGCATCTCTTGCTCTTCCTGATCGGCGCCGTGGTGATGCGCGGGGCGGGCTGCACCTACAACGACATCGTCGACCGCGACATCGACGAGAAGGTCGCCCGCACCCGCTCGCGGCCGATTCCCTCCGGCCAGGTGTCGGTCGCCCGCGCCAGGCTCTTCATGGTCGGCCTGGCGCTCGTCGGCTTCCTGGTGCTGATCCAGTTCAACGGCTTCGCCATCCTGCTCGGCATCGCCTCGCTCGGGGTGGTGGCCGTGTACCCCTTCATGAAGCGCGTCACCCACTGGCCGCAGTTCACCCTTGGCCTCGCCTTCTCGTGGGGTGCCCTGATGGGCTGGGCCGGCGCCTTCGGCCGCCTCGACCCGCCGGCGCTGTTGCTCTACGCCGGGGCGATTCTCTGGACCATCGGCTACGACACGATCTACGCCCACCAGGACAAGGAGGACGACGCCGTCGTGGGCGTCCGCTCCACCGCGCTCCTCTTCGGCCCGAGGACGCGGCCGATGCTGGCGCTCTTCTACGGTGCCGCGGTCGCCGCCCTGGCGGCGGCGGTGCTCTCGGCGGGCGGCGGGGTGCTGTCCATGGCGGGGCTCGGCCTGATGGCCGCCCACCTCGCCTGGCAGGTCCGGCGCATCGACGTCGACGATCCCGACGTTTGCCTGATGCTGTTCCGGTCGAACCGCGACGCCGGATGGCTGTTCTTCCTCGGCCTGTGCGCCGACGCGGCCCTGCATCATCTTTGA
- a CDS encoding DUF6101 family protein yields MSRPATPFAAGPTWDRTPADSGLRVDPAALPQRFCFHTGLEGEAALATATLDRGQVRVRRRLPSGIPMVLSLPMRAFEGVAVRFEPSPGYSADGLRAVLELRHRDPALSVPLAIAEDARDVVADWRSWGRVLGLPLLVAEADASLTVVEERLGGLSVQPAKPRRRRSVLAQRRPRFLVRRQPGDPTAVPQIVAGEEISAWD; encoded by the coding sequence ATGAGCCGTCCAGCGACTCCCTTCGCGGCTGGTCCGACCTGGGACCGGACCCCGGCGGACTCGGGCCTGCGGGTCGATCCGGCGGCGCTGCCGCAACGCTTCTGCTTCCACACCGGTCTCGAGGGCGAGGCGGCGCTCGCGACCGCGACCCTCGACCGGGGCCAGGTCCGGGTGCGGCGGCGGCTGCCGTCCGGCATTCCCATGGTGCTGAGCCTGCCGATGCGGGCCTTCGAGGGCGTGGCGGTGCGATTCGAGCCGAGCCCGGGCTATTCGGCCGACGGGCTCAGGGCCGTGCTGGAACTGCGCCACCGCGACCCGGCGCTGTCGGTGCCGCTCGCCATCGCGGAGGACGCGCGCGACGTGGTCGCCGACTGGCGGAGCTGGGGCCGGGTCCTCGGCCTGCCGCTGCTGGTGGCCGAGGCGGACGCGAGCCTGACGGTCGTCGAGGAACGGCTCGGCGGCCTTTCGGTGCAGCCCGCGAAGCCCCGGCGGCGGCGCTCCGTGCTCGCCCAGCGGCGGCCACGGTTCCTGGTCCGCCGCCAGCCGGGCGACCCCACGGCGGTGCCGCAGATCGTGGCCGGCGAGGAGATCTCGGCCTGGGACTGA
- a CDS encoding TldD/PmbA family protein → MTEILDQTALKDHAARLVEAARRAGADAADAVAVRGIALGVNVRLGKVEESERSESDDFGLRVFVGRRNALVSANSLSDPAALAARAVAMARAAPEDPFAGLADPASLGTRFPDLDMLDAHVPTAAELTGMALAAEDAARAVAGVTNSGGAGASWSLGGLVLVTSHGFAGTWLASRFSLSVTAIAGEGTGMERDWDATAKGHREDLDAPDKVGRTAGERAVRRLNPRKAETGQVPVIYDRRAATSLVGHLAGAVNGAAIARKTSFLKDRMGERVFAPGVTIVDDPSLKRGLGSRPFDGEGVVGDPLAVIEDGVLRHWFLDSASARELGLATNGRASRGTGNPSPGSTNLTLMAGATSREDMIRSVARGLYITDLIGHGANGVTGDYSRGASGFWIENGELAYPVSEITVAGNLKDMYPRLTPASDLEYRFGINAPSVMIEGLTIAGR, encoded by the coding sequence ATGACCGAGATCCTCGACCAGACCGCCCTGAAGGACCATGCCGCCCGCCTCGTCGAGGCCGCGCGGCGCGCCGGCGCGGACGCGGCCGACGCCGTCGCGGTGCGCGGCATCGCGCTCGGCGTCAACGTCCGCCTCGGCAAGGTCGAGGAAAGCGAGCGCTCCGAGAGCGACGACTTCGGCCTGCGCGTCTTCGTCGGCCGCCGCAACGCCCTGGTCTCCGCCAACAGCCTGTCCGACCCCGCCGCCCTCGCCGCGCGCGCCGTCGCGATGGCGAGGGCCGCCCCGGAGGACCCCTTCGCGGGTCTCGCCGATCCCGCCAGCCTGGGCACCCGCTTCCCCGACCTCGACATGCTCGACGCCCACGTGCCGACGGCGGCCGAACTGACCGGCATGGCGCTCGCGGCCGAGGACGCCGCCCGGGCCGTCGCGGGCGTCACCAACTCGGGCGGGGCGGGCGCCTCCTGGTCGCTCGGCGGCCTCGTCCTCGTCACCTCGCACGGCTTCGCCGGGACCTGGCTCGCCTCCCGCTTCTCGCTCTCCGTGACCGCCATCGCGGGGGAGGGGACCGGCATGGAGCGGGACTGGGACGCCACCGCCAAGGGCCACCGGGAGGACCTCGACGCCCCCGACAAGGTCGGCCGCACCGCCGGCGAGCGCGCCGTCCGCCGCCTGAACCCGCGCAAGGCGGAGACCGGGCAGGTCCCGGTGATCTACGACCGGCGCGCGGCGACGAGCCTCGTCGGCCATCTCGCGGGTGCCGTGAACGGCGCGGCGATCGCCCGCAAGACCTCCTTCCTAAAGGACCGCATGGGCGAGCGCGTCTTCGCCCCCGGCGTCACCATCGTGGACGACCCCTCCCTGAAGCGCGGCCTCGGTTCGCGCCCCTTCGACGGCGAGGGGGTCGTCGGCGATCCCCTGGCGGTGATCGAGGACGGCGTGCTGCGCCACTGGTTCCTGGATTCCGCCTCCGCCCGGGAACTGGGCCTCGCGACCAACGGGCGGGCCAGCCGCGGCACCGGCAATCCGTCGCCGGGCTCGACCAACCTCACCCTCATGGCCGGCGCCACGTCGCGGGAGGACATGATCCGTTCGGTCGCCCGCGGCCTCTACATCACCGACCTCATCGGTCACGGCGCCAACGGCGTCACCGGCGACTACAGCCGCGGCGCGTCCGGCTTCTGGATCGAGAACGGCGAACTCGCCTATCCGGTCAGCGAAATCACGGTCGCGGGCAATCTGAAGGACATGTACCCTCGCCTGACCCCCGCGAGCGACCTGGAATATCGCTTCGGGATCAACGCGCCATCCGTGATGATCGAGGGCCTGACGATTGCCGGACGCTGA
- a CDS encoding 3'(2'),5'-bisphosphate nucleotidase CysQ, with amino-acid sequence MPDADPGPLLRKTAPDLGPDVALLAEAVVEAGATALKHFRRDPRVWMKAGDSPVSEADLEADRLLHARLLGARPAYGWLSEETADNPGRLDRTRVFVVDPIDGTRAFIAGEPVWAVSAAVVEAGRPVAGALYQPATGDLMLAAAGRGAWRGGERLSVSGRRDLQGARVAGPRRFFERPEPRPHDLEAHPFVPSLALRVAWVATGRLDLAVASARSHDWDLAASDLLVHEAGGRLVTAEGAPLAYNAAVPRHPALAAMTPGLAAPALALLGAMAYR; translated from the coding sequence TTGCCGGACGCTGACCCGGGACCGCTCCTGCGCAAGACGGCCCCGGATCTCGGGCCGGACGTCGCGCTCCTCGCCGAGGCGGTCGTCGAGGCGGGCGCCACGGCCTTGAAGCATTTCCGCCGCGACCCCCGGGTCTGGATGAAGGCCGGCGATTCGCCCGTGTCCGAGGCCGATCTCGAGGCCGACCGGCTGCTCCACGCCCGCCTGCTCGGCGCACGCCCCGCCTACGGCTGGCTCTCCGAGGAGACTGCCGACAATCCCGGCCGGCTGGACAGGACGCGCGTCTTCGTCGTCGACCCGATCGACGGCACCCGCGCCTTCATCGCCGGCGAGCCCGTCTGGGCCGTCTCCGCCGCCGTCGTGGAGGCCGGGCGTCCGGTCGCCGGGGCTCTCTACCAGCCCGCGACCGGCGACCTGATGCTGGCCGCCGCCGGCCGCGGCGCCTGGCGGGGCGGCGAGCGCCTCTCCGTCAGCGGGCGACGGGACCTGCAGGGTGCCCGCGTGGCGGGCCCCCGCCGCTTTTTCGAGCGGCCCGAGCCCCGTCCCCATGACCTGGAGGCCCATCCCTTCGTGCCCTCCCTCGCCCTCAGGGTCGCCTGGGTGGCCACCGGACGCCTGGACCTCGCCGTCGCCTCGGCGCGCTCGCACGACTGGGACCTTGCGGCATCGGACCTTTTGGTGCACGAAGCCGGCGGCCGACTCGTGACCGCGGAGGGCGCTCCCCTCGCCTACAACGCCGCGGTCCCGCGCCATCCCGCGCTCGCCGCCATGACGCCGGGCCTCGCCGCCCCGGCGCTCGCGCTGCTCGGTGCCATGGCCTACCGCTGA
- a CDS encoding DUF4170 domain-containing protein: MAKKKQLLHLVFGGELESLDGVTFKDLTHLDIVGIFPDYASAQKAWKAKAQATVDNAHMRYFVVHLHRLLDPDHPGQS; encoded by the coding sequence ATGGCCAAGAAGAAACAGCTGCTGCACCTGGTGTTCGGCGGCGAGCTCGAGTCGCTCGACGGGGTGACCTTCAAGGACCTCACCCATCTCGACATCGTCGGCATCTTCCCCGACTACGCGAGTGCCCAGAAGGCCTGGAAGGCCAAGGCGCAGGCGACCGTCGACAACGCCCATATGCGCTATTTCGTCGTTCACCTGCATCGTCTCCTCGACCCCGACCATCCCGGCCAATCGTGA